Proteins encoded within one genomic window of Anopheles gambiae chromosome 3, idAnoGambNW_F1_1, whole genome shotgun sequence:
- the LOC3291948 gene encoding bromodomain-containing protein 7, translated as MGSKKHKKHKSERKERELGKEKSFSLDRPPSLKLILKVSGNSSTPEHGNDSPAYGIQSDGGSTLFTSTSGGDYPERHKKSKKKKKKKDREKKHKHHHKEKRHRHRGTDDTSLGEEDEEEEEEFNSYGDESSQATVDPVASVHYPVASSAAVAAVAAAASTSLAAQPVTKPLLPESLLTPKLEPDNEQEVHAVASTEQESGGPLAGGLVPKDELTTAPSSVTTDEPLQSPGSMQSSSRPGSKIDFHDTSSSQAPKTPNSDCSGREPRTCVLKQKQSRTPLNKLLDHLLKALEKRDPHQFFAWPVTDDIAPGYSSIILKPMDFSTIRQKIEDNEYGSVTEFSDDFKLMCENAIKYNHSETVYHKAAKKLLHVGARLLQSDNLMRSLRPLMTYMRELTAKELGFELPAGSADGPDSDFHHAHHTADSADEAMAAAVDEGINAQIEEEEKRKQIRLENNPHTKFEAFVDDLTADEVLAQVQSAALNARTKLLKRKSAHKLGFLRQHKDGTTSMKILLDAKSEGGEGGPERTVTLGAHTGKLQYGTGQLQGFREDRRNSAKIVKPLSYGAFSSFAPVFDSRFANLSKEETEMVLNTYGCETGADYAESILRFAMDSPFAAGMAHNLLDVLTNGEHRQTYGKLYESHMQREESNAVRQTFLDPVEVAEEVKRYANVRIDFDSLRSLSSLGVDVQFLDELECQLKGAEIGPQLQQSLSTNSDLLQKLHQLQTDRLSAPLPAHLSHIQHPSEGELELAGQITSNLTQIAKQLPPAAIAHPQALRKAMGISTAGLEVFQPPPPTHGTQPSVPAPALQQPVQQQPPNGTGSSSLPAGSSISNPNTHPAPPAPTAIDIDTTPMDMDLEPEPISHHHHQHHPHPHHLARQTQPVATLPGPGQQQSIIQPNPMVSAAPAAHGPPPVDIDSELREFLGGSTLNNTGPSRADGGGAESSDAACIEQMLMD; from the exons ATGGGCTCGAAAAAACACAAGAAGCATAAATCAGAACGCAAGGAGCGTGAACTTGGCAAGG AGAAATCGTTCAGCCTTGACCGGCCACCGAGCTTGAAGCTTATTCTGAAGGTCAGTGGCAACAGCTCGACCCCGGAGCATGGGAACGATTCGCCGGCGTACGGCATCCAGTCGGACGGCGGAAGCACCCTCTTCACCAGCACCAGCGGTGGCGACTACCCCGAGCGGCACAAGAAatcgaaaaagaagaaaaagaaaaaggatcgCGAAAAGAAGCACAAACATCATCATAAGGAGAAGCGGCATCGGCACCGCGGTACCGACGATACGAGCCTTGGcgaggaggatgaggaggaggaagaagagttCAACAGCTACGGGGACGAAAGCTCCCAGGCGACGGTCGATCCGGTGGCAAGCGTGCACTATCCCGTCGCCAGCTCCGCGGCCGTAGCAGCCGTGGCTGCGGCCGCCAGTACATCGCTAGCCGCCCAGCCTGTCACGAAGCCGCTGCTGCCGGAATCGTTGCTAACTCCGAAGCTGGAACCGGACAATGAACAGGAAGTGCATGCGGTAGCGTCTACCGAGCAAGAATCAGGCGGCCCCCTGGCCGGTGGGCTGGTGCCGAAGGACGAGCTGACGACCGCACCGAGCTCGGTCACGACGGACGAACCGCTGCAGAGCCCCGGCTCGATGCAGTCGTCGTCGCGACCCGGCAGCAAGATCGACTTTCACGACACCAGCTCGAGCCAGGCACCGAAAACGCCCAACTCGGACTGCAGCGGGCGGGAGCCGCGGACCTGCGTGCTGAAGCAGAAGCAGAGCCGCACGCCGCTGAACAAGCTGCTCGACCATCTGCTGAAGGCGCTCGAGAAGCGCGATCCGCACCAGTTCTTCGCGTGGCCCGTGACCGACGACATTGCGCCCGGCTACTCGTCCATCATACTGAAGCCGATGGACTTCTCCACCATCCGGCAGAAGATCGAGGACAACGAGTACGGCTCGGTGACGGAGTTCAGCGACGACTTCAAGCTGATGTGCGAGAACGCGATCAAGTACAACCACTCGGAGACGGTGTACCACAAGGCGGCGAAGAAGCTGCTGCACGTGGGTGCCCGGCTGCTGCAGTCGGACAACCTGATGCGCTCGCTGCGCCCGCTCATGACGTACATGCGCGAGCTGACGGCGAAGGAGCTCGGGTTCGAGCTGCCGGCCGGGTCGGCCGACGGCCCGGACAGTGACTTCCATCACGCGCACCATACGGCCGACTCGGCCGATGAAGCGATGGCGGCCGCCGTCGACGAGGGCATCAACGCACAgatcgaggaggaggagaagcgCAAACAGATCCGGCTGGAGAACAATCCGCACACCAAGTTCGAAGCGTTCGTGGACGACCTGACGGCAGACGAGGTGCTGGCCCAGGTGCAGAGCGCCGCGCTGAACGCACGGACGAAGCTGCTGAAGCGCAAATCCGCCCACAAGCTGGGTTTCCTGCGCCAGCACAAGGACGGCACGACCTCGATGAAGATACTGCTCGACGCGAAGTCGGAGGGTGGCGAGGGCGGCCCGGAGCGGACGGTGACGCTCGGTGCGCACACTGGCAAGCTGCAGTACGGCACCGGGCAGCTGCAGGGCTTCCGGGAGGATCGGCGCAACAGCGCCAAGATTGTGAAACCGCTCAGCTACGGTGCGTTCAGCTCGTTTGCGCCGGTGTTCGATTCGCGCTTCGCCAACCTGAGCAAGGAGGAAACGGAGATGGTGCTGAACACGTACGGGTGCGAGACGGGCGCGGACTATGCGGAGAGCATACTGCGCTTCGCCATGGACAGCCCGTTCGCGGCCGGCATGGCGCACAATCTGCTGGATGTACTGACGAACGGGGAGCATCGGCAGACGTACGGGAAGCTGTACGAGTCGCACATGCAGCGGGAGGAGAGTAACGCCGTACGGCAAACGTTCCTCGACCCGGTCGAGGTGGCCGAGGAGGTGAAGCGGTACGCGAACGTGCGGATCGACTTCGACAGCTTACGTTCGCTGTCCAGCTTGGGGGTGGACGTGCAGTTTCTGGACGAGCTCGAGTGCCAGCTGAAGGGTGCAGAAATTGgcccgcagctgcagcaatCGCTCAGCACCAATTCGGACCTGCTGCAGAAGTTGCACCAGCTGCAGACGGATCGGCTGTCGGCACCGCTGCCCGCCCATCTTTCTCACATTCAGCATCCGTCCGAGGGTGAGCTGGAGTTGGCGGGGCAAATAACGAGCAATCTGACGCAGATAGCGAAGCAACTACCGCCGGCCGCAATCGCCCATCCGCAAGCGCTGAGGAAAGCGATGGGAATCAGCACGG CTGGATTGGAGGTCTTTCAACCGCCACCGCCAACGCATGGCACACAACCGTCAGTACCTGCACCAGCACTGCAGCAGCCagtacagcagcagccaccaaACGGTACCGGGAGCAGCTCCCTTCCGGCCGGTAGCAGTATTTCGAACCCAAACACACatccagcaccaccagcaccgacTGCTATAG ACATTGACACCACACCGATGGATATGGACCTGGAGCCGGAACCGAtttcacaccaccaccatcagcaccatcCCCATCCGCATCATCTGGCGCGGCAAACGCAACCTGTTGCGACCCTTCCCGGCCCGGGTCAGCAGCAATCGATAATTCAACCGAATCCGATGGTTTCCGCTGCACCGGCCGCACATGGACCACCACCGGTCGATATCGATAGCGAGTTGCGCGAGTTTCTCGGTGGCTCGACGCTGAACAACACCGGCCCAAGCAGGGcggacggtggtggtgccgaATCGTCCGATGCTGCATGCATTGAGCAAATGTTGATggattga
- the LOC1280274 gene encoding eukaryotic peptide chain release factor GTP-binding subunit ERF3A, with protein MAQDSDSNEVAKKLSTLNVNAMEFVPGKFSPAPAAVQTAAAATAAPSGTSPAGSPTAPAAATALPATASSATSSAGSSSGGGGGGGGGGGGGGATTPTSTAATPTPPSSSAPTPMERDADPVQMPENNESEPLDSWDAEEDSILTPEDEEMELDDVEADGETAPKVSKKKPPKVEESRSKKEHVNVVFIGHVDAGKSTIGGQIMSLTGMVDKRTLEKYEREAREKSRESWYLSWALDTNQEERDKGKTVEVGRAYFETEKKHFTILDAPGHKSFVPNMIGGAAQADLAVLVISARKGEFETGFDRGGQTREHAMLAKTAGVKHLVVLVNKMDDPTVNWDLERYNECKDKILPYLKKLGFNPLKDLTFMPVSGITGQGLREPIDASTCPWYQGPAFIPFIDELPSLNRKTDGPFIMPIVDKYKDMGTVLMGKVESGVAKKGTNLLVMPNRTQVCVDQLWSDDEEVTSVGPGENVKIKVKGIEEEDVSPGFVLCDASNPIKTGKIFDAQVVILEHKSIICAGYSAVMHIHCAAEEITVKALICLVDKKTGEKSKTRPRFVKQDQVAIMRIECSGLICLEQFKLFPQMGRFTLRDENKTIAIGKVLKVVE; from the exons ATGGCACAGGATAGCGATAGCAACGAGGTGGCGAAGAAGCTGAGCACGCTGAACGTGAACGCGATGGAGTTCGTGCCGGGCAAATTCTCGCCCGCACCGGCAGCGGTGcagacggcggcggcggcgactgCCGCCCCATCCGGCACATCGCCGGCGGGCTCGCCGACGGCCCCGGCCGCGGCCACCGCACTGCCGGCGACCGCATCGTCCGCCACGTCGAGCGCCggaagcagcagcggcggaggcggcggaggtggcggcggtggcggtggtggcggtgccaCCACTCCGACGTCCACCGCTGCCACACCGACGCCGCCATCTTCGTCGGCCCCGACACCGATGGAAAGGGACGCCGATCCGGTGCAGATGCCAGAAAACAATG AAAGTGAACCGCTGGACAGCTGGGACGCGGAGGAGGACTCGATCCTGACGCCGGAAGATGAGGAAATGGAATTGGACGATGTCGAGGCGGACGGCGAGACGGCACCGAAGGTGTCGAAAAAGAAGCCCCCGAAGGTGGAGGAAAGCCGAAGCAAAAAGGAACACGTGAACGTGGTGTTCATCGGTCATGTCG ATGCGGGTAAATCTACGATCGGCGGACAGATCATGTCACTCACCGGCATGGTGGACAAACGAACGCTCGAAAAGTACGAACGGGAGGCGCGCGAAAAGTCGCGAGAAAGCTGGTACTTATCGTGGGCGCTCGACACGAATCAGGAAG AACGTGACAAGGGAAAGACGGTGGAAGTTGGTCGTGCCTATTTTGAGACTGAGAAGAAACATTTCACCATCCTCGATGCACCCGGGCACAAGAGCTTCGTGCCGAACATGATTGGCGGTGCGGCCCAGGCCGACCTGGCCGTGCTGGTCATCTCGGCGCGCAAGGGCGAGTTCGAGACCGGGTTCGATCGGGGCGGGCAGACGCGGGAGCACGCGATGCTGGCGAAGACGGCCGGCGTCAAGCATCTGGTCGTGCTGGTGAACAAGATGGACGACCCGACGGTCAACTGGGACCTTGAGCGCTACAACGAATGCAAAGACAAAATCTTACCATACCTCAAGAAACTAGG ATTTAATCCACTGAAGGATCTTACGTTCATGCCGGTTTCGGGCATTACCGGACAGGGACTGCGGGAGCCAATCGATGCGTCCACGTGCCCGTGGTACCAGGGGCCGGCCTTTATTCCGTTCATTGACGAGCTGCCGTCGCTCAACCGCAAAACGGACGGCCCGTTCATCATGCCAATCGTCGACAAGTACAAGGACATGGGCACGGTGCTGATGGGCAAGGTGGAATCGGGCGTGGCAAAGAAGGGCACGAACTTGCTAGTGATGCCTAATAGA ACGCAAGTGTGCGTCGATCAGCTGTGGTCGGACGACGAGGAGGTAACGTCGGTGGGGCCAGGCGAAAATGTGAAAATCAAAGTAAAG GGCATAGAAGAGGAGGACGTCTCGCCCGGATTTGTCCTGTGCGACGCTTCCAATCCGATCAAGACGGGCAAGATTTTCGACGCACAGGTGGTCATCCTAGAACACAAGTCAATCATTTGTGCAGGATACTCGGCCGTGATGCATATACACTGTGCCGCTGAGGAAATTACTGTTAAG gCTCTTATTTGTTTAGTTGATAAGAAGACGGGGGAAAAATCCAAGACAAGGCCGCGCTTCGTAAAGCAGGATCAGGTCGCCATTATGAGGATTGAATGCTCCGGATTGATATGCTTAGAGCAGTTTAAACTATTCCCCCAGATGGGTCGCTTCACGCTTCGAGATGAAA ATAAAACTATCGCTATCGGAAAGGTGCTGAAGGTTGTGGAGTAA